One genomic segment of Helicobacter enhydrae includes these proteins:
- the glyS gene encoding glycine--tRNA ligase subunit beta: MKLLIEILTEELPAIPFLKEEKNILQKWMEILRERHLDAECQFFYTPRRIVLYSEDFPQSQATQKIELFGPPVQIAYQNGDVEQGYSQAGESFVKKCGGAAIQRVQKGGKEVLYCVQEKQGEASAEILGEMIATWLDSLHFGKSMRWGSLEEGFIRPIRNIAVMLGTQRIECECFGVRSQNQTFVHRDFGFEPMAFGSVEEYFGILQKGGIVLSPKERREQILSQIREIEEQSGLNVEIDEDLLCEVVAITEYPRALLGCFEAEYLQLPSEVIITSMKENQRYFAVFKEGRLHHQFVVVINSMSADTRQIVLGNEKVLRARLSDAMFFYQNDLKRDLASYDLSKIAFVEGLGSMQDKIEREQKIAKILLEHHKGVVDEEDLLECIAVSKSDLLSEMVGEFPELQGVMGRYYAVAEDKRGIAHRGRHIAQALQDQYLPKGEGSALPQECFGSIVALSYRIDVIMALFSVGKIPSGSKDPFALRRCGNGILRIIKDFDLLLTFEMLEQMAGIYQGLQTQKVWEFLLERMEGVLKLNPSILRSVIQGREKAVGAMMQKAVLLNEVLEGDDKETLISTFKRVANITKEMQSCQKIDVGKFQTQEERDLYEAMCAIDPQGLMRDYIRALFALKPLLERFFDAVMVNVEDEGIRENRKALIYRIYEMFLEVGDIKEIAI; this comes from the coding sequence TTGAAATTACTCATTGAGATTTTAACAGAAGAATTACCTGCTATTCCTTTTTTGAAAGAGGAAAAAAATATTTTGCAAAAATGGATGGAGATTTTGAGAGAGAGGCATTTGGATGCGGAGTGTCAGTTTTTCTACACTCCAAGGCGGATCGTCCTCTATAGCGAGGATTTTCCTCAATCTCAAGCGACGCAAAAAATCGAGCTGTTTGGTCCTCCTGTTCAGATTGCCTATCAAAATGGAGATGTTGAGCAAGGCTATAGTCAAGCTGGTGAGAGCTTCGTCAAAAAATGTGGGGGTGCTGCAATCCAAAGGGTGCAAAAGGGTGGCAAAGAAGTGCTTTATTGTGTGCAGGAGAAGCAGGGGGAGGCAAGTGCAGAGATTTTGGGAGAGATGATTGCGACTTGGTTGGATTCTCTACATTTTGGCAAAAGTATGCGTTGGGGGAGTTTGGAGGAGGGCTTCATCCGTCCTATCCGCAATATCGCTGTGATGCTGGGCACACAACGCATTGAGTGTGAATGTTTTGGGGTGCGTAGCCAAAATCAAACTTTTGTGCATCGCGATTTTGGGTTTGAGCCTATGGCGTTTGGAAGTGTTGAGGAGTATTTTGGGATTTTGCAAAAAGGTGGGATTGTCCTCTCGCCCAAAGAACGCAGGGAGCAGATACTCTCACAGATTAGGGAGATCGAGGAGCAGAGTGGCTTGAATGTGGAGATTGATGAGGATTTGCTCTGTGAGGTGGTAGCGATCACTGAATACCCTCGTGCCTTGCTTGGTTGCTTTGAGGCGGAGTATCTACAACTACCCTCTGAAGTCATCATCACTTCAATGAAAGAAAATCAAAGGTATTTTGCAGTGTTCAAGGAGGGGCGTTTGCACCATCAGTTTGTCGTCGTGATCAACTCTATGAGTGCAGATACTCGGCAAATCGTGCTAGGCAATGAAAAGGTGTTGCGCGCGCGTTTGAGCGATGCGATGTTTTTCTACCAAAACGATTTGAAGAGGGATTTGGCAAGTTATGATTTGAGCAAGATCGCTTTTGTCGAGGGGCTTGGCAGTATGCAGGACAAAATAGAGCGTGAGCAAAAGATCGCCAAGATTTTGCTAGAGCATCACAAAGGGGTGGTGGATGAGGAGGATTTGCTAGAGTGCATTGCGGTGAGCAAATCAGATCTACTCTCTGAAATGGTGGGTGAGTTTCCGGAGTTGCAAGGGGTGATGGGGCGTTATTATGCAGTCGCAGAGGACAAAAGGGGGATCGCACATCGTGGGAGACATATCGCTCAGGCATTGCAAGATCAATACTTGCCCAAAGGGGAGGGGAGTGCGTTGCCTCAAGAGTGCTTTGGCTCTATTGTAGCTTTGAGCTATAGGATCGATGTGATTATGGCACTCTTTAGCGTAGGCAAAATCCCAAGTGGCTCCAAAGATCCTTTTGCTTTGCGTCGTTGCGGGAATGGGATTTTGAGAATCATCAAGGATTTTGATTTGCTTTTGACTTTTGAGATGTTAGAGCAAATGGCAGGGATTTATCAAGGGCTCCAAACTCAAAAAGTGTGGGAGTTTTTGCTAGAGAGAATGGAGGGCGTGCTCAAGCTCAACCCCTCGATTTTGAGGAGCGTGATACAGGGTAGAGAAAAGGCGGTGGGTGCGATGATGCAGAAAGCAGTTTTGCTCAATGAGGTGCTAGAGGGCGATGATAAGGAAACTTTGATTTCGACATTTAAGCGTGTGGCTAATATCACCAAAGAAATGCAATCTTGCCAAAAGATTGATGTGGGGAAGTTTCAAACTCAAGAGGAGCGAGATCTGTATGAGGCGATGTGTGCGATTGATCCTCAAGGCTTGATGAGGGATTATATCCGAGCACTTTTTGCTTTGAAGCCTTTGCTTGAAAGGTTTTTTGATGCTGTGATGGTGAATGTTGAGGATGAGGGGATCAGGGAGAATCGCAAGGCTTTGATTTATCGGATTTATGAGATGTTTTTGGAAGTGGGCGACATCAAAGAGATAGCAATCTAG